Proteins found in one Pectobacterium atrosepticum genomic segment:
- a CDS encoding diacylglycerol kinase — MNKATGMTRIIKATGYSFKGLQQAWQHEAAFRQETILTIVGVIIACLLPVTLVEKLLLIGSVVLIMLFELANSAIEAVVDRIGLEHHELSGRAKDIGSAAVFVAILLAAVVWGSILWQHFA; from the coding sequence ATGAATAAAGCAACGGGGATGACCCGGATTATTAAAGCTACCGGTTATTCCTTTAAGGGGTTGCAGCAGGCGTGGCAGCATGAGGCCGCATTTCGTCAGGAAACCATATTGACGATTGTCGGCGTTATTATTGCGTGTTTACTGCCGGTTACGCTGGTCGAGAAACTGCTGCTGATTGGGTCTGTGGTATTGATTATGTTGTTTGAACTGGCCAACAGCGCTATTGAAGCCGTCGTCGACCGCATTGGCCTTGAACACCACGAATTATCCGGTCGGGCGAAAGATATTGGGTCGGCGGCCGTCTTTGTTGCCATCTTGTTAGCCGCTGTCGTATGGGGCAGCATCCTCTGGCAACATTTTGCCTGA
- a CDS encoding CsbD family protein has product MNKDQASGNWKQFKGKAKEQWGKLTDDDLTVIEGKRDQLVGRIQERYGYEKEAAEKEVKHWEDHHKYHW; this is encoded by the coding sequence ATGAATAAAGACCAAGCCAGCGGTAACTGGAAACAGTTTAAAGGTAAAGCGAAAGAGCAATGGGGCAAATTAACTGATGACGATCTGACGGTCATTGAAGGTAAACGTGACCAACTGGTGGGTAGGATCCAGGAGCGTTACGGGTACGAAAAGGAAGCGGCGGAGAAAGAAGTGAAACACTGGGAAGATCACCACAAATATCACTGGTAG
- a CDS encoding pirin family protein: MITRRAAGQCGQADYGWLQARYTFSFGHYFDPQLLGYASLRVLNQEVLAPGASFQPRTYPRVDILNIILQGEAEYRDSNGCHIQAKAGDVLLLATQPNVSYSEHNTNASKPLTRLQLWLNACQTRENSPLQRMGLSSSSHTLLASPEGEQDSLQLRQQVWIHHVDLQPNEQSTIALQGNQAYLQLIHGSMAVKGSQHSETLHCGDGAFIKEETTLTLQAESPLRALLIDLVV, encoded by the coding sequence ATGATCACACGAAGAGCAGCAGGGCAATGCGGTCAAGCCGACTATGGCTGGTTGCAGGCACGCTATACATTCTCTTTCGGTCACTATTTTGACCCACAGTTACTGGGCTACGCTTCTCTTCGCGTGCTCAATCAGGAAGTGTTAGCGCCGGGAGCCTCATTCCAGCCTCGAACCTACCCACGTGTAGATATCCTGAATATTATTCTTCAGGGCGAAGCGGAATACCGCGACAGCAACGGCTGCCACATTCAGGCTAAAGCTGGAGATGTGCTATTGCTCGCCACTCAACCGAACGTCAGCTATAGCGAACATAACACCAATGCCAGTAAGCCACTGACACGTCTGCAATTATGGCTGAATGCTTGCCAGACCCGAGAAAACAGCCCGCTGCAGCGCATGGGGCTGAGTTCATCAAGCCACACGCTGCTTGCCTCACCGGAAGGCGAGCAGGATAGTCTGCAACTGCGCCAGCAGGTCTGGATCCATCATGTCGATCTCCAGCCGAATGAGCAAAGCACGATCGCCCTACAGGGAAATCAGGCTTACCTCCAGCTGATCCACGGTTCAATGGCAGTGAAAGGCAGCCAGCACAGTGAAACATTACACTGTGGTGACGGAGCCTTCATCAAGGAAGAAACGACGTTGACGCTCCAGGCAGAATCACCGTTGCGGGCACTGCTCATCGATCTGGTCGTGTAG
- the zur gene encoding zinc uptake transcriptional repressor Zur, whose amino-acid sequence MDSTNQDKLLAQAEQICQQRAVRLTPQRLEVLRLMAQQSGAISAYDLLDLLRVSEPQAKPPTVYRALDFLLEQGFIHRVESNNSYVLCHHIEDHSHTSALFICDRCGQVTERQTEGVEETLRSLAQQSGFTLRHSVVEAHGLCGGCQEVATCEQPDHCDHDHTVPIKKR is encoded by the coding sequence ATGGATTCAACCAATCAGGACAAACTTCTTGCCCAGGCTGAACAGATTTGTCAGCAGCGCGCTGTGCGCCTAACTCCACAGCGGTTAGAGGTTTTACGCCTTATGGCACAGCAGTCCGGTGCTATCAGCGCTTATGATCTGCTGGATCTGCTGCGAGTTTCTGAGCCTCAGGCTAAACCACCGACCGTCTATCGCGCGCTGGATTTTCTGCTGGAACAAGGCTTCATTCATCGAGTCGAATCAAACAACAGCTACGTGCTGTGTCACCACATCGAAGACCACAGCCATACGTCTGCCCTTTTCATCTGCGATCGCTGCGGACAGGTCACGGAACGTCAAACCGAAGGTGTGGAAGAAACGCTACGCAGCCTCGCGCAGCAATCGGGATTCACACTGCGTCACAGCGTTGTGGAAGCACACGGGTTGTGTGGCGGCTGTCAGGAAGTGGCGACATGCGAGCAACCGGATCATTGCGATCACGACCACACCGTTCCCATTAAAAAACGATAG
- the lexA gene encoding repressor LexA, with translation MKVLTARQQQVYDLIRDHIAHSGMPPTRAEIAQQLGFRSPNAAEEHLKALARKGVIEIVSGASRGIRLLMEEETGIPLVGRVAAGEPLLAQEHIECRYQVDPAMFKPSADFLLRVSGMSMKNIGIMDGDLLAVHKTEDVRNGQIVVARIDDEVTVKRLKKQGNTVHLLAENEEFAPIVVDLRQQSFSIEGLAVGVIRNSDWS, from the coding sequence ATGAAAGTATTAACAGCAAGGCAGCAGCAGGTTTATGACTTGATCCGCGATCATATTGCGCACTCCGGAATGCCGCCAACACGCGCGGAAATTGCTCAGCAGCTGGGATTTCGCTCTCCGAATGCGGCTGAAGAACATCTGAAAGCGCTGGCGCGTAAAGGCGTGATTGAAATTGTGTCGGGCGCTTCTCGTGGTATTCGTCTGTTAATGGAAGAAGAAACGGGTATTCCTCTGGTTGGCCGCGTAGCGGCTGGTGAACCTCTGCTGGCACAGGAACATATCGAATGCCGCTATCAGGTTGACCCTGCGATGTTTAAACCTAGCGCTGATTTCTTGCTGCGAGTCAGTGGTATGTCGATGAAAAATATCGGTATTATGGATGGCGATTTGCTGGCCGTACATAAAACAGAAGACGTGCGTAACGGGCAGATTGTGGTGGCACGTATTGACGATGAAGTGACAGTTAAACGACTGAAAAAACAAGGTAATACTGTGCATCTTCTCGCTGAAAATGAAGAGTTCGCTCCCATCGTTGTCGACCTGCGTCAGCAAAGTTTTTCGATAGAAGGCTTAGCGGTTGGCGTTATTCGTAACAGCGACTGGAGCTAA
- a CDS encoding LysR family transcriptional regulator, with the protein MARERALTLEALRVMDAIDRRGSFAAAADELGRVPSALSYTMQKLEDELDVVLFDRSGHRTKFTNVGRMLLERGRILLEAADKLTTDAEALARGWETHLTIVTEALIPTQRIFPLIDKLALKANTQVSILTEVLAGAWERLEQGRADIVIAPDMHFRASSEMNTRKLYTMNNVYVASPEHPIHQEPEPLSDAIRVKYRGIAMADTARERPVLTVQLLDKQQRLTVSSLDDKRRALLAGLGVATMPYPMVAQDIAEGRLLVIGPEHQMESQIIMAWRRDSMGEAKSWFLREIPKLLNQP; encoded by the coding sequence ATGGCGAGAGAACGAGCATTGACGCTGGAAGCCTTGAGGGTGATGGATGCGATCGATCGTCGTGGCAGCTTTGCCGCTGCGGCAGACGAGTTGGGTAGGGTGCCTTCGGCACTGAGCTACACCATGCAGAAACTGGAAGATGAGCTGGATGTAGTATTGTTTGATCGTTCCGGACATCGTACGAAATTCACGAATGTCGGACGAATGTTGTTGGAACGTGGACGTATCCTGCTGGAAGCCGCAGATAAACTCACCACGGATGCGGAAGCACTGGCACGTGGTTGGGAAACGCACCTGACGATTGTGACAGAAGCTCTGATTCCGACTCAGCGGATTTTCCCATTAATCGATAAACTGGCGCTTAAAGCGAATACGCAGGTATCGATCCTGACGGAAGTGCTGGCGGGCGCGTGGGAACGTCTTGAGCAAGGGCGCGCTGATATCGTGATTGCACCGGACATGCATTTTCGTGCGTCTTCCGAAATGAATACCCGCAAACTGTACACGATGAATAACGTTTATGTTGCCAGCCCAGAACACCCTATTCACCAAGAGCCAGAGCCGCTGTCGGATGCGATTCGTGTAAAATATCGTGGGATTGCCATGGCGGACACCGCGCGTGAGCGTCCAGTGCTGACTGTACAACTGCTGGATAAACAGCAGCGTCTGACGGTGAGTTCTCTAGATGATAAACGGCGTGCGCTGTTGGCTGGGCTAGGTGTCGCGACGATGCCATATCCTATGGTCGCGCAAGATATTGCCGAAGGACGTTTACTGGTGATTGGGCCAGAGCATCAGATGGAAAGCCAGATTATTATGGCGTGGCGGCGAGACAGCATGGGCGAAGCGAAATCCTGGTTCCT